The nucleotide window TCTAATTCTTGCACTTTTCAGGTGGGAAAGAAGCAGGAATTACGCCAATTCTTCACTCTTTCGACAAAATGAATATCTATGATGAatcaagaggagaaaaacagaACTTATCAACTGGATCGCGTGATGGTCAGCTCTCCTTGCCTCCCACCGGAAGCCATGACCAATTTTCTGCGGAACCCTTGAAAGCCAAGGAGCACACACTTGGTGGCATTGGTGATAAACCATCAAATCAGAGTAGCTACACTGAAAAAATCTCCTCTGCCACTACTGCAATTTCTGATAAAGCAAAAGCTGCCACAAATGTCATAGCCTCCAATCTTGGATATGGAGAGAGAGACAATAATATTAAAGAACATACAATGACACATGAAGGACAAGGGCAAAATGCTGCGAAGCCAGCATCGACAGTTGAATATGGAAAGAAAATTGCAACAACTGTGACAGAGAAACTCACTCCTGTGTATGAAAAAGTTGCTGGTGTAGGCAGTACTGTAATGTCAAAACTCCATGGCAATACAAATGCTAGCACTAATACCAGCAATGAAGCGGAAAGCAGGATTAAAGGGAAAGATAAAGCGGTGTCAGTGAAGGACTATTTCGCGGAGAAGCTGAGGCCAGGAGAAGAAGATATGGCGCTTTCTGAAGTTATTTCGGAGACTTTGAACAACGGAAAGACTGAGACAGGGATGTGGAAGAACGGTAGGCCATTGGGAAAAGTGACAGACTCAGAGGAGGTGGAGAAAAGGTTAGGTAGTGGAGAAGAAGAGAATTCTGACGAAATAACGGATTCGGTTTCTGTGCATATTCCTGCCAAGGCTGTGGTTGATAAGCTCAAAGGTGCTGTTGGTTCTTTGTTTGTCAAAAGTGAAGAATCTAGGGCATCTCAGCAGCATCCACTTAGTTCCTCCAATGCTGGTAAGAATTAAATACTATCTTGAATTGGGTTTGAAAATTCAGCTTTCGGGATAGAATCTGAAAATTGAGACTTAACCGGTTGTTTGTGATGCTTTCTGGTGTTTTGGGGTTTGCAGGTGCTGAAGGGTTTTCTTCTACTTATGCTAGTGGTGAAGAAATAGGAGAGAGGAGACTTCAAGAGACAGGGAACTGAGGAACATGCAATGTCTAGTACTCTTTGAGAGACTCTGCGTTTTACATGGTTTCTAGTAGTTGCgaaaatgttgtttttcttcGGTGTTGTGTTGATAGAACTGTAATGAAACGGTAATGGCAGGCACTGCATGGATGTATAAATTGTTGTGGTCTGTGAAAAATATGGAATTTGATGTTTATTAACTTTCAAGATCGTTAACATGCTGGAGATAGGTAGAAAAATCCAATTTCTTTTAGACTTTCAGACAGTTGAACACAGATTACTCAaattaaggatgaaaaaaaatgagattttgaGTTTGGATTTCTAGCAATAGTTTCCAACCTTACAAAGTCAACTACTAAACCCTAAATCCCAGTTCTAAAGTGGAGTAATATGGTGGTAAGTTTCTTAAGGGACCTTTCCAA belongs to Populus nigra chromosome 18, ddPopNigr1.1, whole genome shotgun sequence and includes:
- the LOC133678361 gene encoding low-temperature-induced 65 kDa protein-like, whose amino-acid sequence is MARPHGVHDYEHDPNNVGRLHPVVEGEDGYHHEKKSVLKKVMDKAKKLKDKVKLHGHGHGHDYHEGHVPDDNDLYEEDDDEDEEMVEDPEVHGASAYDSAAIRSSVQGQGLRLGNPRTSYGNPTTMQKEHTGTDPMKSSLLEQEVLVGRTTALKEVHHAPVNSPASVSPATVEQRRDAYPVKGFVHEQERIRGQPEVNLKIPVGLEEDPHAPKGRLGDHAPSNYQTKVTDPTGSGGKEAGITPILHSFDKMNIYDESRGEKQNLSTGSRDGQLSLPPTGSHDQFSAEPLKAKEHTLGGIGDKPSNQSSYTEKISSATTAISDKAKAATNVIASNLGYGERDNNIKEHTMTHEGQGQNAAKPASTVEYGKKIATTVTEKLTPVYEKVAGVGSTVMSKLHGNTNASTNTSNEAESRIKGKDKAVSVKDYFAEKLRPGEEDMALSEVISETLNNGKTETGMWKNGRPLGKVTDSEEVEKRLGSGEEENSDEITDSVSVHIPAKAVVDKLKGAVGSLFVKSEESRASQQHPLSSSNAGAEGFSSTYASGEEIGERRLQETGN